In a single window of the Nicotiana tomentosiformis chromosome 10, ASM39032v3, whole genome shotgun sequence genome:
- the LOC104111173 gene encoding NADH dehydrogenase [ubiquinone] iron-sulfur protein 8, mitochondrial, protein MAAILARKSLSALRSRQLVLAGQALQGTNAPSGTLLGTRSFATKHSFSTDKDDEEREQLAKELSKDWNSVFERSINTLFLTEMVRGLMLTLKYFFEKKVTINYPFEKGPLSTRFRGEHALRRYPTGEERCIACKLCEAICPAQAITIEAEAREDGSRRTTRYDIDMTKCIYCGFCQEACPVDAIVEGPNFEFATETHEELLYDKEKLLENGDRWETEIAENLRSESLYR, encoded by the exons ATGGCTGCCATCTTAGCTCGCAAATCTCTGTCTGCTTTACGTTCTCGTCAGCTT GTATTGGCAGGACAAGCATTGCAAGGGACTAATGCCCCCAGTGGGACTCTGCTTGGTACCCGCTCATTTGCTACTAAGCATTCGTTTTCTACCGACAAAG ATGATGAAGAAAGAGAGCAGCTAGCAAAGGAGTTATCAAAAGATTGGAATTCAG TTTTTGAGCGAAGCATCAATACACTATTTTTGACTGAAATGGTTCGAGGTCTGATGCTGACGCTCAAGTACTTCTTTGAAAAGAAAGTAACA ATTAACTATCCATTTGAGAAGGGCCCTTTAAGCACTCGTTTTCGTGGAGAACATGCTCTTCGGCGTTATCCAACTGGAGAAGAACGATGCATTGCGTGTAAACTTTGTGAAGCT ATTTGCCCTGCTCAAGCTATCACTATTGAGGCCGAGGCCCGAGAGGATGGGAGTCGTCGGACGACTAG GTATGATATTGACATGACGAAATGCATTTACTGTGGATTCTGCCAAGAAGCCTGCCCTGTTGATGCAATTGTTGAAGGGCCCAACTTTGAATTTGCAACTGAAACTCATGAG GAACTTCTTTACGACAAGGAGAAGCTTCTTGAGAATGGTGATCGATGGGAAACTGAGATTGCTGAGAATCTGAGATCTGAAAGCCTCTACCGCTGA
- the LOC104111171 gene encoding cyclase-associated protein 1-like, protein MDEKLIQRLESAVTRLEALSAGGFSGGVSPGEGEAAAVLDPSIIAFDDLRSQFVGRVRSAAEKIGGRVLDVTKIVEEAFEAQRELLIKIKQTQKPDMSGLAEFLKPLNDVIVKATKMIEGRRPDFFNHLKAAVDSLTALAWIAYTGKDCGLSMPIAHVEESWQMAEFYNNKVLVEFRNKDSNHVEWAKALKELYLPGLRDYVKSHYPLGPVWSATGKVAVSAPPKAPTPSAPMPPPPPPASLFSSESPQASSSRQTKGMTAVFDEINSGKPVTSGLRKVTDDMKTKNWADRTGVISAGGKEGHVSSPSFSKAGPPKLELQMGRKWVVENHIGKKNLVIDDCDAKQSVYIFGCKDSVLQIQGKVNNITVDKCTKMGVVFTDVVAACEVVNCNGVEVQCQGSAPTISVDNTTGCQLYLSKGSLETSITTAKSSEINVLVPDAGPDSDWGEHALPQQFSHVYKNGQFVTTPVSHSGG, encoded by the exons ATGGATGAGAAGTTGATACAGCGATTGGAGTCCGCCGTCACACGGCTTGAGGCACTGTCAGCCGGCGGCTTCAGCGGAGGAGTTTCGCCGGGGGAGGGTGAAGCTGCGGCTGTTTTAGATCCGTCGATTATTGCCTTTGACGATCTGAGGTCTCAGTTCGTCGGGAGAGTTCGAAGTGCTGCAGAGAAGATTGGAGGGCGAGTTTTGGATGTGACAAAGATTGTTGAGGAGGCTTTTGAAGCTCAGCGTGAACTTCTTATCAAAATCAAGCAGACTCAG AAACCTGACATGTCTGGTTTGGCTGAATTTCTTAAGCCTTTGAATGATGTGATTGTGAAAGCTACAAAAATGATAGAAGGACGGCGACCTGATTTCTTCAATCACTTGAAGGCTGCTGTTGATAGTCTGACAGCCCTGGCATGGATAGCTTACACTGGAAAGGATTGTG GTTTGAGTATGCCTATTGCACACGTGGAAGAAAGTTGGCAGATGGCTGAATTTTACAATAACAAG GTCCTTGTGGAGTTCCGAAACAAAGACTCGAATCATGTTGAATGGGCAAAAGCCTTGAAAGAGCTTTATCTCCCTGGCTTGCGAGATTATGTTAAGAGTCACTATCCGTTGGGTCCTGTATGGAGTGCTACAGGGAAAGTTGCTGTATCTGCACCACCAAAAGCTCCCACACCAAGTGCTCCCATGCCTCCTCCTCCACCGCCAGCTTCTTTGTTCAGCTCTGAATCTCCCCAGGCTTCATCATCACGTCAAACGAAAGGGATGACAGCTGTTTTTGATGAAATTAATTCGGGAAAGCCAGTGACTTCTG GATTGAGAAAGGTGACAGATGATATGAAGACAAAGAACTGGGCAGACAGAACTGGTGTCATTAGTGCAGGAGGAAAGGAAGGTCATGTTAGCTCACCCTCTTTTTCTAAAGCTGGACCTCCGAAATTGGAGCTTCAGATGGGTCGTAA ATGGGTGGTCGAGAATCATATAGGAAAAAAGAATCTAGTCATTGATGATTGCGATGCAAAGCAATCTGTTTATATTTTTGGTTGCAAAGATTCAGTTCTGCAGATCCAAG GGAAAGTCAACAACATAACAGTTGATAAGTGCACTAAGATGGGAGTTGTATTCACG GATGTTGTGGCAGCTTGTGAGGTTGTCAACTGCAATGGTGTGGAGGTGCAATGTCAG GGTTCAGCACCAACAATTTCAGTCGATAATACAACTGGATGCCAGTTGTACTTGAGCAAAGGTTCTTTGGAGACTTCCATTACAACAGCCAAGTCAAGTGAAATCAATGTTTTGGTTCCTGATGCTGGACCTGATAGTGATTGG GGTGAGCATGCTTTGCCACAGCAATTTTCTCATGTATACAAGAATGGCCAATTTGTGACGACACCTGTCTCCCATTCTGGAGGTTAA
- the LOC104111174 gene encoding putative proline-rich receptor-like protein kinase PERK6 isoform X1 produces the protein MSSSNDDLSPSSSSANSNSVSPNDNDNNNNNNDNDKSQHSSDSSKGGSQSPPPPPPPPPPPPPPPPPPPPDSHSRHKSPPLPKHSSNDSDNNHEKAILIGIAAAAGLLLLVMLVFVISCCKRKRRKPRDQMGFYRDNSYRAKGGDYYNNEQHGNWNNNNVQSSEHVVKIPPPTNSAGVSSEYSWPIPPPPPPPMSNTSSADFSGTQQQQQQQRKPLNFLPPSPINISFGFTQSNLSYDDLVTATGGFSKANLLGQGGFGFVHKGVLPNGKEIAVKSLKSNSGQGEREFQAEVEIISRVHHRYLVSLVGYCIAGSQRMLVYEFVPNNTLEYHLHGPGNAVMDFPTRIKIAIGAAKGFAYLHEDCDPRIIHRDIKGANILLDNNFEAKVADFGLAKLSADNFTHVSTRIMGTFGYLAPEYASTGKLTEKSDVYSYGIMLLELITGRRPIDVNSDGDNLVDWARPILSRATEGGNYDELIDLRLEGKFDAQQMLCMVTCAAASIRHSARRRPKISQIVRTLEGDVSLLDDLNKGSTPGHSGIPGSGESSECDGRSYDIKKFKKSEISSEEFTRSQHGSTGEFVHSRGEA, from the exons ATGTCTTCATCTAATGACGATTTATCACCTAGTTCATCTTCTGCAAATAGTAATAGCGTTTCTCCTAACGATAAcgataacaataataacaataacgaCAATGACAAATCTCAGCATTCGTCTGATTCATCTAAGGGAGGATCGCAATCACCTCCACCCCCACCACCGCCCCCTCCACCACCACCGCCACCGCCACCGCCACCGCCACCTGACTCTCACTCAAGACATAAGTCACCACCACTACCAAAACATTCTTCAAATGATAGTGACAATAATCATGAGAAAGCAATACTTATAGGAATTGCTGCAGCAGCAGGACTATTACTTCTTGTTATGCTAGTTTTCGTAATATCTTGCtgtaaaaggaaaagaagaaagcCACGTGATCAAATGGGCTTCTACAGGGACAATTCTTATAGAGCCAAGG GTGGTGACTATTATAACAATGAACAACATGGGAATTGGAACAACAACAATGTCCAATCTTCAGAACATGTTGTTAAAATACCCCCTCCAACCAATAGTGCCGGAGTAAGCTCAGAATATAGTTGGCCaataccaccaccaccaccgccACCAATGAGCAATACGAGCTCTGCTGATTTCTCTggcacacaacaacaacaacaacaacaacgaaaaCCTCTGAATTTTCTACCTCCAAGCCCAATAAATATATCATTTGGTTTTACCCAAAGCAATTTATCTTATGATGATTTAGTAACTGCAACTGGCGGGTTTTCTAAGGCTAATCTACTTGGACAAGGTGGTTTTGGATTTGTACATAAAGGGGTTTTGCCTAATGGTAAAGAGATAGCTGTAAAAAGTTTAAAATCTAATAGTGGACAAGGAGAAAGAGAATTTCAAGCTGAGGTTGAAATTATAAGTCGTGTACATCATCGATATCTTGTGTCTTTAGTTGGTTATTGCATTGCTGGATCTCAAAGGATGTTAGTCTATGAGTTTGTTCCTAACAACACTCTTGAATATCACCTTCATG GACCTGGTAACGCAGTAATGGATTTCCCTACGAGAATTAAAATTGCAATAGGAGCAGCCAAAGGGTTTGCTTATCTTCATGAAGATT GCGACCCTCGCATTATACACAGAGACATTAAAGGTGCAAATATCCTACTTGACAACAACTTTGAAGCCAAG GTGGCTGATTTTGGGTTAGCTAAGCTTTCAGCCGATAACTTTACTCATGTGTCTACCCGTATCATGGGAACTTTTGG GTACCTCGCACCAGAATATGCTTCGACTGGAAAGTTGACAGAAAAATCTGATGTATATTCTTATGGTATTATGCTATTGGAACTTATAACTGGACGTCGACCTATAGATGTCAACAGTGATGGTGACAATTTAGTTGATTGG GCTAGGCCAATTCTTAGTCGTGCAACAGAGGGTGGAAATTATGATGAATTAATAGATCTACGCTTGGAAGGAAAATTTGATGCTCAGCAAATGCTATGCATGGTTACTTGTGCTGCTGCATCAATCAGACATTCTGCTAGAAGACGTCCAAAAATTAGTCAA ATTGTACGTACTTTGGAAGGTGATGTTTCTTTATTGGATGATTTAAATAAAGGATCAACACCAGGTCATAGTGGAATACCTGGATCAGGAGAAAGTTCTGAATGTGATGGACGTTCATATGACATAAAAAAATTCAAGAAATCTGAAATATCAAGTGAAGAATTCACAAGGAGTCAACATGGATCGACTGGTGAGTTTGTCCATTCCAGAGGTGAAGCATAA
- the LOC104111174 gene encoding proline-rich receptor-like protein kinase PERK4 isoform X2 gives MSSSNDDLSPSSSSANSNSVSPNDNDNNNNNNDNDKSQHSSDSSKGGSQSPPPPPPPPPPPPPPPPPPPPDSHSRHKSPPLPKHSSNDSDNNHEKAILIGIAAAAGLLLLVMLVFVISCCKRKRRKPRDQMGFYRDNSYRAKGPGNAVMDFPTRIKIAIGAAKGFAYLHEDCDPRIIHRDIKGANILLDNNFEAKVADFGLAKLSADNFTHVSTRIMGTFGYLAPEYASTGKLTEKSDVYSYGIMLLELITGRRPIDVNSDGDNLVDWARPILSRATEGGNYDELIDLRLEGKFDAQQMLCMVTCAAASIRHSARRRPKISQIVRTLEGDVSLLDDLNKGSTPGHSGIPGSGESSECDGRSYDIKKFKKSEISSEEFTRSQHGSTGEFVHSRGEA, from the exons ATGTCTTCATCTAATGACGATTTATCACCTAGTTCATCTTCTGCAAATAGTAATAGCGTTTCTCCTAACGATAAcgataacaataataacaataacgaCAATGACAAATCTCAGCATTCGTCTGATTCATCTAAGGGAGGATCGCAATCACCTCCACCCCCACCACCGCCCCCTCCACCACCACCGCCACCGCCACCGCCACCGCCACCTGACTCTCACTCAAGACATAAGTCACCACCACTACCAAAACATTCTTCAAATGATAGTGACAATAATCATGAGAAAGCAATACTTATAGGAATTGCTGCAGCAGCAGGACTATTACTTCTTGTTATGCTAGTTTTCGTAATATCTTGCtgtaaaaggaaaagaagaaagcCACGTGATCAAATGGGCTTCTACAGGGACAATTCTTATAGAGCCAAGG GACCTGGTAACGCAGTAATGGATTTCCCTACGAGAATTAAAATTGCAATAGGAGCAGCCAAAGGGTTTGCTTATCTTCATGAAGATT GCGACCCTCGCATTATACACAGAGACATTAAAGGTGCAAATATCCTACTTGACAACAACTTTGAAGCCAAG GTGGCTGATTTTGGGTTAGCTAAGCTTTCAGCCGATAACTTTACTCATGTGTCTACCCGTATCATGGGAACTTTTGG GTACCTCGCACCAGAATATGCTTCGACTGGAAAGTTGACAGAAAAATCTGATGTATATTCTTATGGTATTATGCTATTGGAACTTATAACTGGACGTCGACCTATAGATGTCAACAGTGATGGTGACAATTTAGTTGATTGG GCTAGGCCAATTCTTAGTCGTGCAACAGAGGGTGGAAATTATGATGAATTAATAGATCTACGCTTGGAAGGAAAATTTGATGCTCAGCAAATGCTATGCATGGTTACTTGTGCTGCTGCATCAATCAGACATTCTGCTAGAAGACGTCCAAAAATTAGTCAA ATTGTACGTACTTTGGAAGGTGATGTTTCTTTATTGGATGATTTAAATAAAGGATCAACACCAGGTCATAGTGGAATACCTGGATCAGGAGAAAGTTCTGAATGTGATGGACGTTCATATGACATAAAAAAATTCAAGAAATCTGAAATATCAAGTGAAGAATTCACAAGGAGTCAACATGGATCGACTGGTGAGTTTGTCCATTCCAGAGGTGAAGCATAA